The genomic window TCTGGTTGACTTCCATGATGAAACGGGCCGATTTGTCGGCGCTGTCCCCGTAAATCACCCCTCCCACCTCGATGCGGGTTTGCAGACCGGGCACATCCGATTTCAGTTTCTTGCGGATCACCTGACGGTCGTTGGCCACCACCCCCACCGGATACCCTCCAAGCCATCCCAGAGCGCACACGATGCTCTGGCCGTAATCCGGTTTGTACTCCTCAAAATGGCTGTCGTCGAGGAGGGCTCTCAGCACCTCCCGCACGTTGTAGGTTTTGCTGCCGTCCAGACTGACCAGTTCGGTGAAGTCCTGCTGGCTCTGGGGGGCCTTGGGGGCTTTGCGTTTCTGTGCCCACGGTGCGGTGTATTTGCGGGTTTGCATTTCGGCCAGAGCACGGATCCTCTGGATGGCGCTCAGGTCGTCTTTTTCTTTGTAGTCCACCGTGCCAGAGATTTCAGCGTGAACGGCTGCCCCGCCCAGACTTTCGGAATCGATGTTCTGTCCGATGGCGGCCTTCACCAGTGCAGGTCCGGCCAGATACAGCCCTGAGCCTTCGGTCATGATCAGGGTGTCGCACATGACCGGAAGGTAAGCCCCACCTGCCACGCAGTTCCCCATGATGGCAGCAATCTGGGGAATGCCCAGAGCGCTCATGCGGGCATTCAGGTAGAACACCCGTCCAAAATCGTCCTGATCCGGGAAAATCTCGTCTTGCATGGGCAGGTAAACCCCTGCGGAATCCACCAGATAGACCACTGGAATGTGGTTTTCCAGAGCGATGGTCTGTGCCCGGATCACTTTTTTGGCGGTGATGGGAAAGAAAGCCCCGGCTTTCACGGTGGCGTCGTTGGCGATGATCATCCACGGTCTGCCCTGAATGGATCCGATGCCTGCAACCGTTCCTCCAGAGGGGCATCCACCCACGTCCTGATACATTTCAAACCCAGCAAGGGTCATCAGTTCATCAAAGACGGTCCCCTCGTCGATCAGGTGGGCAATGCGTTCTCGGGCAGTGAGACGGTTTTTCTGGTGTTGCCGCTCAATGGCTTTTTTTCCACCGCCCAGATGGGTTTGGGACACCGTTTGCTGCAACAGTTCAAGGGCCTCGGGCCAGTTCTTCGGTTGTGAAGTCATGCTTAAAGTATGACAGATTTTGTGTCTGTCGTGAAGAAAATGTCATGGATTTGAGCCTGCGGTTTGCCGAGGGCCGAGCGCAGAAGGCAAAACCATGGATCCCTCCGCAACACGCTTGTTTCACCCTCGGGACTCCCGATGATCTTCATGCCCCTCTGTCACCATCTGTAAAAACACTTTTGCCACCTCAGGATCAAAATGGGTGCCAATGCCCTGCTGGATGATCTGAAGGGCCTCTGGGACCGTCATGGCCTTGCGGTAAGGGCGGTCACTGGTCAGGGCGTCGTACACATCGGCCAGAGCGAAAATCCGGGCATACAAAGGAATGTTTTCGCCTTTGAGACCTGCGGGATATCCCGAGCCGTCCCATTTCTCGTGGTGGTGGTAAGGGATGTCTCGGGCCTCGCCCAGAAAACCGACATGCTCCAGCCAGCGTCGGGCATAGACAGGGTGCTGCTGCATGGTTTGGAATTCCTCTGGGGTCAATTTGTCGGGCTTGAGCAGGATGCTGTCAGGAACAGCCATTTTCCCGATGTCGTGCAACAATCCACCCCAGTAAATCTGCTGGAGTTGTTTTTCGTCCAACCCGAGTTTCTGGCCCAGCTTCACACTGATTTCGGTCACCCGGCGCGTGTGTTCATGGGTTTCATCGTCACGCAGTTCCAGCGCATGGGTCCAGCCTTCCACCGCAGCCGTGTAGGTTTCTGCCAGTTGCTGTTGCTGTTCTTGCAAAGTGCTCAGGGAAACGGACAACTCCTGATTGGCATGGGTGAGTTTGTGCGTGGCCTGCTGAACCAGCACAAAAATCAATCCTGCGGATGCCAGCACAAAAAAGATCCCTTTGGCGGTGCTGACCTGTTCCAGAAAACCCTTGAAAGCAGGAATTTCGTACAACAGGTGATCGGTCACCAGAATCCACAACACCGACACCAGCAGATACACCCCAGCAACCCTTGCTGCTGGTCGCCAATTGGGGGTGCCAGAGGGGACTTTGACGGGCCTCTGCATGTCCGGTTGTTCCACTTCGGGGGGATGCACCATGTCAATTCCCTTCGTGTTTCTGAAGTCTGGATCACATTGTTTCATCAGCATAATTCAGAAACCCTCACACAAAGGTGATTGCCCCTGTTGAAGCCAGGGTCAACCCAAAATCTGACCTCTGGCATGTCATCGGAAAAAGCATTCAGCTTTCAGCAAAAAGCTCACCTTCAGGCTTTTGACAACATCAACACATCAAGACTCAAAATGAAATCCCATCAGATTGAAGCTCAAAAGGCAGCAAGAAAACTTTCCTGCGGGCTGACCGCTGATCGCTGACGGCTGATGGCTCTCTGTTTGTATTGCCCGAACATCAACTTTGCGTTGACCCTGCTGTTGAAGCTCGGCATTCCAGCAAGCCTCACCGTGTGGAACGTGCAAATGGGTTAGACTCTGCCTATGACAGAGGCCCGTACCGAAACGCGGACCCAGACCCAGCGTCCGCCCCTGTACAAAGTGATTTTGCTCAATGATGATTACACGCCCATGGATTACGTGGTGCGCGTCCTGATTGACTTTTTTCGCAAGAGCCCGGCGCAGGCCACCCGAATCATGATGGCGGTCCATCAGGAAGGCTCGGGGGTGTGTGGGGTGTATCCCTTTGAAGTGGCAGAAACCAAAGTGCATCAGGTGAATTCCGATGCCCGTCAGCATGGCTTTCCCCTCAAATGCATCATGGAGGCAGAATGATCACCGAAACCCTTGAACAGAGCATCCAGAGGGCGGTGCAACTGGCCCACAGTTATGGCCATGAGTACATTACCTTGGAGCACATGCTCTATGCCCTGATGGACGACGAAGATGCCCGTCCGGTGTTGCTGGCCTGCGGCATCGACCTGTCCATTCTGGAAGACGCTCTGGAAACCGAGTTCGACAACATGGAAGGCTTCGACGATGCCCGTCCGACATCCACGCTGGCCTTTGACCGGGTGCTGCAAAGGGCTTTGCGCCAGATGCGCTCTGCCCAGCAGGAACAGGTGACGGGGGCACAGGTGCTGGTGGCCCTGCTCGATGAAGACACCTCGGTGGCCCGGTTTCTGCTGGAAGAACAGGGCATGACCCGTCTGGATGCCATCGAGTTCATTTCACATGGCAAGCGCAAGCACCAGGTCACCACCGAACAACCCGGAATGCCCACCCAACTGCCTTTGGGCAATCCAGAGAATGACCCTCTGAAGCTGTACTGCGTGGACCTCACCGAAAAAGCCAGAGACGGTCAGATTGACCCGATGATTGGCCGGGATGCCGAAGTGGAGCGCACCATGCAGGTGCTGGCAAGGCGCACCAAAAACAACCCGGTGCTGGTTGGGGAACCCGGTGTGGGAAAAACCGCGATTGTTGAAGGATTGGCCCGCAAAATTGCCCTGGGGGAAGTGCCCGAGTTGCTTTCCGACATGACCCTGTATTCTTTGGACATGGGGGCGTTGCTGGCCGGAACCCGTTACCGTGGGGATTTCGAAGAACGCCTGAAAGCCGTGATTGCTGCTCTGGAAGGGCGCAAGGTGATCCTGTTCATTGATGAGATCCACACCATTGTGCGGGCTGGAGCCGTGGAAGGTGGGGCGATGGACGCCAGCAACCTGCTGAAGCCTGCCCTCAGCAAAGGGCATTTGCGCACCATCGGGGCCACCACCTACGAGGAGTACAAGCACCTTGAAAAAGACCGTGCCCTCGGGCGACGATTCCAGAAAATTGATGTTCCAGAACCCTCTCAGGAGGATGCAGTCAAAATTCTGGAGGGCATCGCCCCTTATTATGAAAAGCACCACAACCTGAAATTCACCCGGGCCGCTTTGCGTGCTGCTGTTGAACTCAGTTCCCAGTACATCACCGACCGGCGTTTGCCAGACAAAGCCATCGATGTCATCGATGAAGCGGGGGCTCTGGAAATCCTCAAGCCCCCCTCCAAACGGGCCAAAACCATCACGCCAAAACACATGGAAGCGGTGGTGGCCAAGATTGCCCGCCTGCCTCTGGGGGCCATCCAGAAAACCGAGCAGACCAAATTGCAGGACCTCGAAGCTGAACTCTTGCAGGTGGTTTACGGTCAGGATCAGGCCGTCAAAGAGGTCTCCGACACTGTGAAACTGGCCCGAGCAGGCCTCCGTCAGGAAGGCAAACCTGTGGGTGCTTTCCTGTTCGCAGGCCCCACTGGAGTGGGCAAAACCGAACTGGCCAAACAACTGGCCAAAGTGCTCGGGGCGGAATTTCTGCGCTTCGACATGTCCGAGTACATGGAAAAACACAGTGTGGCCCGCCTGATTGGTGCTCCTCCCGGCTATGTGGGCTTCGATCAGGGAGGTCTCCTGACCGATCAGGTGATGCGCTATCCCCAGAGCGTGGTCCTGCTGGACGAGATCGAAAAAGCCCACCCTGACGTGTACAACATCCTCTTACAGGTCATGGATTACGGCAAACTCACCGATCACAACGGCAAACACATCGATTTCCGTGGTGTGGTTCTGATCCTGACCACCAACGCTGGGGCAGAGGAGAGCGCAAAAAGCCCGGTGGGTTTTGGGCGCACCCTTCGGGTTGGCGAGGACATCGAAGCCATCAAACGCACCTTCACCCCTGAGTTCCGCAACCGACTGGACGCCATCGTGTCCTTCAAACCTCTGGCCCGCGAAACCATGGGTCTGGTGGTCAACAAGTTCCTGCGTGAACTTCAGGGCCAACTGAAAGCCAAAAACGTGGTTCTGAACGTGAATGAACTGGCTGTTCAGTGGTTCTCTGAAAAAGGCTACGATCCAGCCATGGGTGCCCGTCCTCTGGCACGGGTCATTCAGGAGCACCTCAAAAAACCTCTGGCAGATGCCATTTTGTTTGGCAAGTTGAACAAAGGTGGAGAGGTGCAGGTGACGGTGAAAGAGGGAAAATTGTCGTTGGACATTGCTGAAAATTGACCTTCAGCAATGGTTTTGCTCTGGCAGATGTCAAGACCATTCTGCACATCCCTCAAGTCCGTCACACTTTTCAGGCTGCAAACCCAGCAAACTGAAGGTGGGCAGTTGTGGCCATTCGCAGAAGTGCATGGTGCACATTGAAGATGTTCTGAATTTCATGGACATGGGGTTCGCCTCATGTCCATCTGACTGAAGTCCTGCCAAACCCCTAGAGGTGGAACGCTCTGGAATGCTGATTGACCGATTGATCCGCCAACTCAAAACCGACCCACAACACAAGGTGTCGCGTCCACGCATGTATGAACTGTTCATGATGCGGGGTGAAGTGCTGCCTTACGATTTGCGGTGGTTTTACAACCAGTGCGGAGAGGTTCGTTTGTTTTTCAGGCAAGAGCGGTATTTGACTCTGCTGGAACCCACAGATCTGGTGCAGGCCAACCTGAAAATCACCGGCAAGGACTATGAATACGACATCTCCTCTTACTGGTATGTGTTCGCACAGGATGCAGATGGAGAGTACCTGTCCATTGACCTGCACCCCGAGCGTCTGGGGCACATTTACGACACCAACCATGTGAACCACGCTCTGGAGGGTTACACCCCGATCATTGCCCTGTCGTTCAGTGAATTTCTGGAGCGCACTCTGGAATCCCGCCCCAATTATTACTGGCTGAATCGGGAATTCAGGGGGTATGGGGATGCTTATGACAACATCGAAGAAGAATGGGATGAAGACGCCATTTATTGAGAAATGGGACCCAAAAAGAAATCAAGGGCTGAAATTTTAAGAGAAATCGAAAGATCAATGACACTTGAACTTCGCCATGAGCATTTTCTGGCCTTTTGTAACAATTTGATGTATGAAGTGATATAGATGTGTGAATTCTCCTCCCCAATGGTTTTAGCGATTGAAGCGTCAAACTCCACCAGACATCAAGCTAGACAAATTCAGGTCTGGAAAACATCCCACCCTGCCCTTAGATTGTGGAAATGTCTCCCCTTCATTTTCCCAAACGGCTTTTCCTGATGGTCTCTGCAAGCGCTCTGGTTTTTGGACTGGCGACTGCCCAAAATGTTTCTGCCTTGGAAGACCGGATTCTGGGCATGGCCACCGAGCCCCAGAAATTCAACGCTTCTGCACCTTCAGAAGTCAGCAACATCACCGCCACCGCCAGAGGGGTGTCTTACAGCTTTGAAGAAGCTGGAGATTTTGGATATGCAGAATTGCAGGTGCTGGAGCAGGACCCTACCGCATGGAAACTGGATTTGCTGGAAGCCACTCTGGACAACCTGAAATTTGCCAGTGCCCCAGAGTTGCTGTTCACCCTCAAGGATGCAGAAGGGGATGAGACCCTCGAAGGCTTTGCTTTTTCCAGTGGTCCACTCAAAGATGTGGTTCTGCTGCGCAAAAATGAAGGCACCTCAAAGGGATATCCTCAGTTCGCAACAGTTGCTTATTTCAAAGCAGTGGCGAATGATCCTCAGGAAAGGGACCTCCTGTACGACGAATTGCAAGAATACAAGCTGGCTCCGTTCTACTTTTATGGCAAGAACAAAGCCGATTTTTGCCAGAAGTCCTTCGTGACCTGCGCGAAATAAACCAATTGAAACAAATCTGACCCTGCCATTGGCAGGGTTTTTTGCTGTCCCCTCCCGAGTTCACCCTTTTCTTTGAATAATCGTATACGATTATATCAACACTTGAGCTTCCCCACGGAGGAACCATGACCCGGAAATCCCTGCAAAGCCTGACCCAGCAAGACGACTTCATCTCGCGCCACCTTGGCCCCAGTGAACACGAAATTCAAGAGATGCTTTCCACCCTCGGGGTGAACAGCCTTGAAGAACTGGTGGATTCCACCCTGCCAGAGAGCATCCGCTTCAACGGCGAATTGAAAGTGGGCCGCACCTTCACCGAAGTGGAGGCCCTCGCAGACCTGAAAAGCAAGGCCAGCAAAAACAAAGTCTTCAAAAGCTACATCGGCATGGGATATTACGGAACCCTGGTTCCCAACGTGATTTTGCGCAACATCCTGGAAAATCCCGGCTGGTACACCGCCTACACCCCTTATCAGGCAGAGATTTCTCAGGGCCGTCTGGAAATGCTGCTGAATTACCAGCAAGTGGTGATGGACCTGACCGCCATGGAAGTGGCGAACGCGAGCCTTCTGGACGAGGCCACCGCTGCCGCAGAAGCCATGACCCTTGCCAAACGCTCCAACAAAAAGAGCAAGAGCAACACCTACTTCGTGGCCAGTGATGTGCACCCCCAGACGCTGGACGTGATCCAGACCCGTGCACAGTATTTCGGCTTTGACGTGGTGGTGGGCAACCCCGAGACCGACCTCCAGAACCATGATGTGTTCGGGGTGCAACTGCAATATCCCAACACCTACGGCGAAGTGAAAGACCTGACAGGCGTCATTGAAGCGGCCCACAAAAAAGGCGCTCTGGTGACGGTGGCCACCGACCTGATGGCCCTCACGGTGCTCAAAGCCCCCGGCGAAATGGGCGCAGATGTGGTCATTGGCAACTCCCAGCGCTTCGGGGTGCCCATGGGCTTTGGTGGTCCCCACGCTGCCTTCATGGCCTGCCGTGACGAGTACAAACGCAGTGCCCCCGGACGCATCATCGGGGTGTCCAGAGACACCAGAGGCAACACCGCCTACCGCATGGCCATGCAAACCCGTGAGCAGCACATCCGCCGTGAGAAAGCCACCAGCAACATCTGCACCGCTCAGGCTTTGCTGGCCAACATGGCTGCCGCTTATGCTGTGTACCACGGTCCTGAAACCCTGAAAACCATCGCTGAACGCATTGAGCGCTTCACCTCTCTGGTGCGCGTGGCCTTGCAGGAAGCCGGGTTTCAGCCCAACACCACCTACTTTGACACCCTCACCTTCGAAGGCAACTCCACAGAAATCCAGAGCCGTGCTCTGGCCGCCGAAATCAACCTGCGTTATGAAAACGGCAAAGTGGGCCTCTCCCTTGATGAGACGGTCACCCTGCAAGACCTTGCTGTGCTGATTGAAGTGCTGACCGGCAAACCCGCAGACCTGAATGCACTGGATCAAAAAGTGGTCTCAGAGGACATCTCGGGCATTCCTGCAAGCTTGGTTCGCACCAGCAGTTACCTGCAACACCCCGTCTTCAACACCCACCACAGCGAACACGGCATGCTGCGTTACCTCAAGCACCTGGAGAACAAAGACTACAGCCTCGTGCACGGCATGATTCCTCTGGGCTCCTGCACCATGAAGCTGAACGCCACCGCCGAAATGATCCCTGTGACGTGGCCCGAGTTCGGCAACATTCACCCCTTTGCCCCCGTAGACCAGACCGAAGGTTATCTGGAGATGATCACCGAACTGGAAAACTGGCTGGCCGATGTGACCGGCTACGACGCGGTTTCCATGCAGCCCAACAGCGGTGCTCAGGGTGAATACGCTGGCCTCTTGGTCATCAAGAAGTACCACGAAGCCAGAGGAGAAGGCCACCGCAACATCTGCCTGATTCCCTCCAGTGCCCACGGCACCAACCCCGCCACCGCCAGCATGATGGGCATGGACGTGGTGGTCGTGAAGTGCGACGACAACGGCAACGTGGACCTTGAGGACCTGAAAGCCAAAACCGAGAAACACAGTGCCAACCTTGCTGCATTGATGGTGACTTACCCCTCCACCCACGGGGTCTACGAAGAGGCCATCACCGAAATCTGTGACCTGATCCACCAGCACGGCGGTCAGGTGTACATGGACGGGGCCAACATGAACGCTCAGGTGGGCCTTGCCAAACCCGGTCTCATCGGGTCAGACGTGAGCCACCTCAACCTCCACAAGACCTTCGCCATTCCCCACGGTGGTGGTGGCCCCGGCATGGGACCCATCGGCGTGAAAGCCCATCTTGCCCCCTACCTGCCCAACCACAAGGTGCGCCCTGTGAACGCCAGCAGCACCGGAGCGGTCAGTGCAGCCCCTTACGGCAGCGGAGCCATCCTGCCGATCAGCTGGATGTACATCAAGATGCTGGGCAACGAAGGCCTCAAAAAATCCACAGAAGTGGCCCTGCTGAACGCCAACTACATCGCCCGCAAACTCTCTGGACACTACCCTGTGCTGTACACCGGACGGCATGACCGGGTGGCCCACGAATGCATCATCGACATCCGTCCGCTCAAGGAAGCCACTGGCATCACCGAAGAGGACATCGCCAAGCGCCTGATGGACTACGGATTCCACGCCCCCACCATGAGTTTCCCTGTGCCCGGAACCCTGATGATCGAGCCCACCGAGTCCGAGCCCAAAGCCGAACTGGACCGCTTCATTGAGGCGATGGTCAGCATCCGTCAGGAAATCCGCGAAGTGGAAGACGGCCTGATCAAAGCCGAAGAGACCGCCCTGCACAACGCCCCCCACACCATGGCCGACCTGACCGACGCAAACTGGGACCGAGCCTACACTCGGGAAACCGCTGTGTTCCCCAGCCGTCACACCAGAGCCAGCAAATACTGGCCCAGCGTGAACCGCGTGGACAACGTGTACGGAGACCGCAACTTCGTGTGTGCCTGCCCACCCATCAGCGAATACGAAGAAGAGGACCTCACCCCGTCCCTCTCCTGACAGATGGGGATTAACCTTCACTGCGAGCTGTGCTCGATCCTCTCCCTGTCAGGGAGAGGATTTTTTTGCTCTGGCCCGAGCTTCCCACCCTCTCCCAAAATGGGAGAGGGACGGGGTGAGGGTACCCTGCTACTGCTCTGGCTTCCCAGCAATCTCCTGACGAATTTGTTCCAGCACCCCTTCCAGATTGCGGTGAACTTCCCAGTTCTGAAATCGGAGCACCTTGCACCCCCTTTGCTCCAATTGCTGGGTTCTCCAGAGGTCGTATCCTTCACGCCCCAGGTGGCTGCTGCCGTCCAGTTCGATCACCAGCAGGTGTTCTGCACAGAAAAAGTCAGCATAAAAGGGTGGCAGGGGATGTTGTCGCCTGAATTTGGCTCCCAGTTGTCGGTTGCGCAGGTGTTGCCAGAGGGTTTCCTCGGCAGGTGTGCTCTTATGTCTGAGGGTTCTGGCCCTCTGCGTCTGAAGGGATGACATGAAGGTGTTTTACTGGACCACCCGCACAACACGCATCTGGAGGATGCCTGAGGTGTTTCTCATGGAAATGGTCAGGAAAAGCTTAAGTGTAAACCTCTCCCGCCCCCAGAGCCCCTGAAACCGTCACCCGATTGCGCCCCTCTTTCTTGGAGGTGTACAGCGCTTCGTCGGCCTTGCCAATCAACTCATCCAGAGATTTCGCGGCCCCCTGCACTGCCACGCCCAGACTGGCCGTGATGGAGATGTGCTGGTCTGGCAGCAGGATGGGGGTTTCCTCCAGAGCCTGACGCAGTTTCTCAGCAATGTGCTGGGTGTCAGAGGCATCCTCGCCTTGCACCAGACAGATGAACTCCTCGCCCCCGTAACGGGCAAAGAGGTCGGTCTGGCGCAGGTTGTTTTTGCACACTTTTGCCACGTGCCTCAGCACCTCGTCGCCAATCTGGTGGCCGTAGGTGTCGTTGATTTTTTTGAAGTAATCCACATCCAGCATGACCACACCCAGTTGCCCACCCAACCCTCGGGCTTTCTGGAACTCGGGTTCGGCCAGTTCAAAGAAGTGACGGCGGTTGGTGACCTGTGTGAGGGCATCGGTCCGGGCGATGTGGGCCAGTTGCATCTCAGCCTGCTTGCGTGCGGTGATGTCAAAGAGCACCAGCACATGTCCGGCCACCTGTCCACGCTGTTCGCGGATGGGAGAATACTGCACAGAGAAACAGGCGTCCTGATCCCCTTGTTTTAAAGTGACTTCCTCTGGAATGCTGTCCAGAGACTGGATTTGCAGCCGTTCGCCCAGAATCTCTCTGGGGGTTTTGCCGATGCTGTCCTGCGCCTCAGGCCCCACCAGTTTCTGTGCGTAGGGATTGAGGTCCACGATTCGGCCCATCAGGTCCAGCACCACGATGGCTGCGTTGATGTTTTTCACCACCAGATGGTGGGCAATCGGCACCAGTTTAAGGGCCCCATACCTGAAAAGCGCCAGTGCAAAGAACACCCCAGAGAACAGGAAGAAGAAAATCACCTCGTCGATTTTGGGAATCAGGTCCATCCCGAACACATCCTCGGTCATGCGTCCGGCCAGAGGAATGAACCCGCCCAGCAGCAACCAGAGGGCCTGTTTTTTGAAGAAGGGGGAAGTGGTGCGGTAAAAATTGAAGTACACCACCACGCTGGACAGGATCCCGAGGTAGCAGGTGGCAGCGTAAATCCAGAAGTAAAACCCGTGTCCGCTCTGGGTTTCAGGGAAGCCGGGTTTTGTTTCGATGAAGGTCCACATCCAGTTGTGCAGTCCGTGGGTGAACACCACGCCCCAGGTGGTCAGCACCGAAAGCACCATCAGGGGGGTCAGGGCGGTTTTGAGGAGGTGCTGCTGGTTGCTCATCACCAGTGAGAACACGAGCCACAGGAGGGGGGCCGTGGCACTGCCCAGGTATTTGATTTTCAGCCAGAAAATTTTGCCTTCCAAGGTCACGCTGGAGAGTTCCATCAGGTAGCAGAACGTCCAGATGCCCAGAGAGGCCATCACCAGTGCAAAAAGCCGTGCTGCCGTGTTGGCTTTGGGCAGGGCATAAAGGGCCAGTCCGACCATGATGCACAGGGAAAAGACAAAAGGCAGGATGTATGGGGTGTATTCCAACTGCATGTCCACCTCGTGGGGTCAGAAAATTAGACTCATGGTAGCACTGCTTACGATTTGAGGGCAGAAGGCGTTCAATTGAAGATGTTCAAGGCAGTTCAGGCCAGCTTGGAAGAAGCCAAAGCATGAAGCACAAGCTTTGCAGCTGGCCTTCTGCTTTCTGCCTTCTGCCCTCAGCCCACACTGTCACCCCCCTGTTTCTGGGTATCATCAACCATGTCACGATTCAGAGCGGTCTGGATTGCCATTTTCTTTCATTCAAGTGCGCTGGCGGCAGGTCCGTTCGAGCCCCTCTCTGGCAGTGAGATCAGCACTGCGGTCAATGTCCTGAAGCTGTATGGCAAAGCCTATTCCTCCACCCGGTTTTCCCTGATCACCCTGCAAGAACCCGAGAAAACCGAAGTGTACCAGAACAAAACCTCCTTCAGAAAAGCCAGAGTGGTGCTTTACGAGCGCAGCAAGAACCTGACGGCAGAAGCCACCATCGATTTGCAAAAGAAAACCATCCTGAGTTTCACAGAGCTTCCGGGCACGCAGCCGGGTTTCATGACCGATGATTTTGTGATTGCGCAGCAACTGGTGGGCCGCGATCCACGCTGGTTGGAAGCCATGCGCAAAAGGGGCATTTCTCCGGCTCAGGCGATGCTGGAAACCGCTGGAGGCCGGGTCTATGAAGACGATGGAGATGCCAGAGTGCTGGTGGTCACCTCGTACCTGCGTGCAGGCGCATGGAATGGTTATGCGAGGCCCATTGAAGGGGTGGTGGCCCGTGTGGATGTCGCCAGACGGGTGGTTCT from Deinococcus misasensis DSM 22328 includes these protein-coding regions:
- a CDS encoding acyl-CoA carboxylase subunit beta, which translates into the protein MTSQPKNWPEALELLQQTVSQTHLGGGKKAIERQHQKNRLTARERIAHLIDEGTVFDELMTLAGFEMYQDVGGCPSGGTVAGIGSIQGRPWMIIANDATVKAGAFFPITAKKVIRAQTIALENHIPVVYLVDSAGVYLPMQDEIFPDQDDFGRVFYLNARMSALGIPQIAAIMGNCVAGGAYLPVMCDTLIMTEGSGLYLAGPALVKAAIGQNIDSESLGGAAVHAEISGTVDYKEKDDLSAIQRIRALAEMQTRKYTAPWAQKRKAPKAPQSQQDFTELVSLDGSKTYNVREVLRALLDDSHFEEYKPDYGQSIVCALGWLGGYPVGVVANDRQVIRKKLKSDVPGLQTRIEVGGVIYGDSADKSARFIMEVNQMGIPLIFLSDVTGFMVGKDSEYEGIIRKGAKMVNAVSNTVVPKITLITGGSYGAGNYAMNGKAYSPRFLFAWPSAKYAVMSGNAAAKTLLDIQLQALKRQGQEPTDEDLASLFEQVKAKYDQELDPRYAAARLWVDEVIRPETTRERLIRTLEACSGAPIGEFKTGVFQV
- a CDS encoding HD-GYP domain-containing protein, translating into MVHPPEVEQPDMQRPVKVPSGTPNWRPAARVAGVYLLVSVLWILVTDHLLYEIPAFKGFLEQVSTAKGIFFVLASAGLIFVLVQQATHKLTHANQELSVSLSTLQEQQQQLAETYTAAVEGWTHALELRDDETHEHTRRVTEISVKLGQKLGLDEKQLQQIYWGGLLHDIGKMAVPDSILLKPDKLTPEEFQTMQQHPVYARRWLEHVGFLGEARDIPYHHHEKWDGSGYPAGLKGENIPLYARIFALADVYDALTSDRPYRKAMTVPEALQIIQQGIGTHFDPEVAKVFLQMVTEGHEDHRESRG
- the clpS gene encoding ATP-dependent Clp protease adapter ClpS, giving the protein MTEARTETRTQTQRPPLYKVILLNDDYTPMDYVVRVLIDFFRKSPAQATRIMMAVHQEGSGVCGVYPFEVAETKVHQVNSDARQHGFPLKCIMEAE
- the clpA gene encoding ATP-dependent Clp protease ATP-binding subunit ClpA: MITETLEQSIQRAVQLAHSYGHEYITLEHMLYALMDDEDARPVLLACGIDLSILEDALETEFDNMEGFDDARPTSTLAFDRVLQRALRQMRSAQQEQVTGAQVLVALLDEDTSVARFLLEEQGMTRLDAIEFISHGKRKHQVTTEQPGMPTQLPLGNPENDPLKLYCVDLTEKARDGQIDPMIGRDAEVERTMQVLARRTKNNPVLVGEPGVGKTAIVEGLARKIALGEVPELLSDMTLYSLDMGALLAGTRYRGDFEERLKAVIAALEGRKVILFIDEIHTIVRAGAVEGGAMDASNLLKPALSKGHLRTIGATTYEEYKHLEKDRALGRRFQKIDVPEPSQEDAVKILEGIAPYYEKHHNLKFTRAALRAAVELSSQYITDRRLPDKAIDVIDEAGALEILKPPSKRAKTITPKHMEAVVAKIARLPLGAIQKTEQTKLQDLEAELLQVVYGQDQAVKEVSDTVKLARAGLRQEGKPVGAFLFAGPTGVGKTELAKQLAKVLGAEFLRFDMSEYMEKHSVARLIGAPPGYVGFDQGGLLTDQVMRYPQSVVLLDEIEKAHPDVYNILLQVMDYGKLTDHNGKHIDFRGVVLILTTNAGAEESAKSPVGFGRTLRVGEDIEAIKRTFTPEFRNRLDAIVSFKPLARETMGLVVNKFLRELQGQLKAKNVVLNVNELAVQWFSEKGYDPAMGARPLARVIQEHLKKPLADAILFGKLNKGGEVQVTVKEGKLSLDIAEN
- a CDS encoding SMI1/KNR4 family protein, with amino-acid sequence MLIDRLIRQLKTDPQHKVSRPRMYELFMMRGEVLPYDLRWFYNQCGEVRLFFRQERYLTLLEPTDLVQANLKITGKDYEYDISSYWYVFAQDADGEYLSIDLHPERLGHIYDTNHVNHALEGYTPIIALSFSEFLERTLESRPNYYWLNREFRGYGDAYDNIEEEWDEDAIY
- the gcvP gene encoding aminomethyl-transferring glycine dehydrogenase, with the translated sequence MTRKSLQSLTQQDDFISRHLGPSEHEIQEMLSTLGVNSLEELVDSTLPESIRFNGELKVGRTFTEVEALADLKSKASKNKVFKSYIGMGYYGTLVPNVILRNILENPGWYTAYTPYQAEISQGRLEMLLNYQQVVMDLTAMEVANASLLDEATAAAEAMTLAKRSNKKSKSNTYFVASDVHPQTLDVIQTRAQYFGFDVVVGNPETDLQNHDVFGVQLQYPNTYGEVKDLTGVIEAAHKKGALVTVATDLMALTVLKAPGEMGADVVIGNSQRFGVPMGFGGPHAAFMACRDEYKRSAPGRIIGVSRDTRGNTAYRMAMQTREQHIRREKATSNICTAQALLANMAAAYAVYHGPETLKTIAERIERFTSLVRVALQEAGFQPNTTYFDTLTFEGNSTEIQSRALAAEINLRYENGKVGLSLDETVTLQDLAVLIEVLTGKPADLNALDQKVVSEDISGIPASLVRTSSYLQHPVFNTHHSEHGMLRYLKHLENKDYSLVHGMIPLGSCTMKLNATAEMIPVTWPEFGNIHPFAPVDQTEGYLEMITELENWLADVTGYDAVSMQPNSGAQGEYAGLLVIKKYHEARGEGHRNICLIPSSAHGTNPATASMMGMDVVVVKCDDNGNVDLEDLKAKTEKHSANLAALMVTYPSTHGVYEEAITEICDLIHQHGGQVYMDGANMNAQVGLAKPGLIGSDVSHLNLHKTFAIPHGGGGPGMGPIGVKAHLAPYLPNHKVRPVNASSTGAVSAAPYGSGAILPISWMYIKMLGNEGLKKSTEVALLNANYIARKLSGHYPVLYTGRHDRVAHECIIDIRPLKEATGITEEDIAKRLMDYGFHAPTMSFPVPGTLMIEPTESEPKAELDRFIEAMVSIRQEIREVEDGLIKAEETALHNAPHTMADLTDANWDRAYTRETAVFPSRHTRASKYWPSVNRVDNVYGDRNFVCACPPISEYEEEDLTPSLS
- a CDS encoding endonuclease domain-containing protein, giving the protein MSSLQTQRARTLRHKSTPAEETLWQHLRNRQLGAKFRRQHPLPPFYADFFCAEHLLVIELDGSSHLGREGYDLWRTQQLEQRGCKVLRFQNWEVHRNLEGVLEQIRQEIAGKPEQ